GTGCGGGTGTGCGCCCTGAGCGCCGCCGGGTCGGGCGGGGCGTCGGGGTCGGACGGCACGACGAAGGCGACGACGGTCTGGCCGAGCCGCTCGTCCGCAACGCCGGTGACCGCCACGTCCGCCACGCCGGGATGCGTGGCCAGGATCGTCTCGACCTCCAGCGGATGGACGTTCTCACCACCGCGGATGATCATGTCGTTGTGCCGGCCGAGGAGGTAGAGATACCCGTCCTTCGCCATACGGCCGAGGTCGCCGCTGTGCAGCCAGCCCTCGGTGTCGGTCCGGAAGAGGTGATCGGCGCGGGCGTGGATCTCACCGACGCCGTCCGGTCCGGCGTCCGCGACCCTGACCTCGACCCCGGGGGCGGGCCGCCCCACGGACCGCAGCAGCTCGGTGCGTCCCGCGACCGCGTCCCGGTGGTCCTCGGGGGTGAGCACGCTGATGGGCGAGCCCTCGGTCTGTCCGAACATGTTCAGCATCCGGACGCCGGGCATCGCCTCGTACGTCTGCCGCAGGGTGCCGGGACGGACGGGCGCGCCGCCGTACTGGAGGACCCGCAGGGTGCCATGGCGGGCCTCGCCCGCCGCCAGCAGCGTCTCCAGCATCGCCGGGACCATGCTGGTGTGGGTGGTACCGAGGTTCCGCAGCAGGGTCCAGCCCTCGACCGTGAAGCGGGGCAGGCCGGTGATCAGCGCGCCGGCGGCGAGAGCGACGGCGAGATTGCCGAGGCCCGCGATGTGGTGGAAGGGCGCACTGCCGCCGTAGAAGCTGTCGGGGGCTAGCAGGCACAGGCTCCCGTTGACCCGGGCGCGGGCGGCCAGTCGGCGCTGGGTCATGGGCACGGGTTTGGGGAGTCCTGTCGTGCCGGAGGTATGCAGGACGGCGGCCAGGTGGTCCGGCTCAGCCGTCAACTCCCTTTGGATTGTGCACAGTTCGGGTACGACAGCCAGCCGTCGGCCGGAGAGGGCGGCGACCTGTCGGCCCAGATCCGCGAACTCGGGCTGGGTCAGCAGGACTTGGGAGTCCATCGCCTTCACCACCTCGGCTGTCTCGTACGCCGTCATGCGGACGCCGAGCGGTGCGAGCGGGTGGCCGGACCCGGCGCCGCCGATCACCAGGGCGA
The sequence above is a segment of the Streptomyces asoensis genome. Coding sequences within it:
- a CDS encoding class I adenylate-forming enzyme family protein, which translates into the protein MAGATTVTWTAMVSRAYDHARPAVRFGERTWTGRELLDRAGGAAERLDGLGLEPGEPVPALVATSADALALVIGGAGSGHPLAPLGVRMTAYETAEVVKAMDSQVLLTQPEFADLGRQVAALSGRRLAVVPELCTIQRELTAEPDHLAAVLHTSGTTGLPKPVPMTQRRLAARARVNGSLCLLAPDSFYGGSAPFHHIAGLGNLAVALAAGALITGLPRFTVEGWTLLRNLGTTHTSMVPAMLETLLAAGEARHGTLRVLQYGGAPVRPGTLRQTYEAMPGVRMLNMFGQTEGSPISVLTPEDHRDAVAGRTELLRSVGRPAPGVEVRVADAGPDGVGEIHARADHLFRTDTEGWLHSGDLGRMAKDGYLYLLGRHNDMIIRGGENVHPLEVETILATHPGVADVAVTGVADERLGQTVVAFVVPSDPDAPPDPAALRAHTRTRLSGFKVPVRWWFVPDLPRNANGKVVRRSLREPAPRRNP